The following nucleotide sequence is from Aspergillus luchuensis IFO 4308 DNA, chromosome 1, nearly complete sequence.
ACTCTACACTGTTTCATCACACAAGGCGATATCAGATCGTCCACAGCTGGCAGGCTCGATAATTGAAACGATGTAACTGAATCTGACCATTGCTCGTCACTCCTGCCAGATATGGTTCCAATGGAGTTTGCAACTTGGGGGTTGCAATTGTTTCTGTCTGATCCCAGCAACTTTGATTTGGTCAATAGGAAGCATTACATTACTAGGCGCAGATGTACTCCACCTTTtagacatatatatattgatatatagatatatagatttttctCTTGGTTATGGTCTACCTGCTTTCGAAGAGAAAAGGttgtttttttgttttccttcttgAATTTCTGTATGTTCATTCTATACCGACCACTACTTCAAAGGTCCCATTGCTGCGGAGTGACCTCCCCATACCTGCCTGCCATCCATGCTGTAAACGCCAAGTAGAATGTCGTTCTGGCTCTTTATTCCTAAACCGGGCGTCGAGGGATGCATGTTCGGCGGAAAAAATTTACTTCTCAGAAGAATTGTGCTGTCCCTCACCTCCTAGGTACTTCTCCTGAAGTGAATCGATAGCTAGCACCCCTAGCTGCTGTACGGAACCCAGCGAGGAGATTTGCAGCACGCTGATTTCAAGCCCAAGGTTCTGACGCCACCATCTGCGTATCTCGACACTGACCAGGGAATCAAGGCCTAGGGCAGTCAACGAGGAGGTTATATCCATACTTTCCTTGCGCAATGACATGATGGAGCACAGCATATTCACAATCTCGTTGGTAACAATCTCGAGGCTCGAGTCCTCGCGCAAGACCTCGGGGTTGGCAGCCACCGTGTTGAGGAATTGTTTCAAGGGACTGTCGCCCGAGACCAGACCGCTCCTACGAGATGTGTTCAGGTTGCGATGCACGCTCACTCGGACGTCATCCTTGGCAAGGCCGTTGAGTCCCCTTGTTTGGGATATATAGCCGACAAGGAGGTCGGCGATCCCACCTGAGCTCTCGGCCCCGGCGGCTTTTGCAGCACGGTGCTGACTAAGAACCACCCGGATCGATTGCAGGACTTCGCTCTCGGAGAGTAGAAGGTTGACGCCCTTCAGTTTCTGGAAGGTTGCGGCGTGCTCACTGACGTAGCCCACTTCACCCATGACGCCGACGTCAATGACATTGGCCGGCAGCCCGAGAGCTCGGCGATGATGGGTCAGGGCATTCTGGAAGGTGCCTCCAGCAGCGTAGTTGGTCTGCCCCCAGTTCCCTTGATGACCCACAATGGAactgaagatgaggaagaagtctAGGTCCATATTGTGGTCAAAGACCTGGTGCAGATTCCACGCTCCCTGCACTTTGGGTGCGGTTGCTCCCTCCCAGTCTTCTATTGTCATCTGCACTACAGATCGATCCTGCAAGGATTCATTGGTCAATAACTTCACGATAATATTTGTTTGCAGGATGCCTTACTCTTAATAGCATTGGCATGTGTAGCACACCTGCGATAGGTCGAGGGCTAAGTTCCACTGCCCGCCTGATGTCCTCGATGTTCGTGACAGTTCCTGTAACCAGCGTGGTGTTGCCACCCAAAGCTTGAAGTTCGCGAAATACCTCTTCCGTCCTGGGCTTGGTGTGCGCAGTGGGAGAGAGATAAACCAGATACCGCGCCCCATTCTCAATCATCCAGGCCGACACAGCTCGACCCAGTCCACCCAGGCCACCCAGGCCACCGACAAGGAGGTATGCCTTCTCGCTAAAAAAGAGTGGTGAGCTTTCAAGACCGACGTTTGTGGGTAACTCCTTCGGCTCCTCGGGCATCTTCACCACAATCTTCCCGATGTGCTGTCCACCTTGCATGTATCTGAATGCCTTTGTGACCTCGGCTGCGTGGAATACATGGGTAGGATAGACCGGCTTCACATGGCCTTGTATGATGAGGTCTGCGCATTGCTCTAAGTACCTGGTGTTATTAAATGATTAGTACATGGGCCTGCCACTTGCGCGAAATGCCCACTCACCGTTGGATCACCTGCGGCTTCCGATCAATCAACACGGATAGGTCAACACCGGAGAAATTCCGGTTGTCTGCGAACTCGTTCATACTGAGCATTCCGTAGTCAAGGAAATCGCGCTTGCCAAGTTCTATCATTGTTCCGAAGCTGGCAACGCACCGCCAGGATGCGTGAAGCAGCTCTCCAGACAGGGAGTTCAGCACCACGTCgactcctctcccctcgGTGTCGTGAAGGACCTGATCGGCGAAGCTGGCATCTCGTGAATTGTAGATCCGGGATCGCGGGATCCCAAAGTTCTCCATGAGAAACCGAACTTTTTCTTCGCTCCCAACGGTGGTATAAATCTATATCCAATGAGCTTCAAAATATCCCTAAATCTGGAGCTATTACTTCGGTATCTCATATGACTAACCTCGGCCCCGATCATTTTACTAAGCTGAATAGCAGCCTGGCCAACGCCTCCGCAAGCCGAGTGAATAAGAATAGTCTGAGAAAGATCGTCAGCTTGAGAGAACTGAAAATAgacaactactagtagcaaAACTTACATCTCCTGATTGCAACTTGGCAAGCTCCATCAGAGAGTGGATCGCGGTTAAAAACACACTTGGGATAGTGGCAGCGTCCTCAAAGCTCAGGCTGTCCGGAATACGAACACAGAGATTCTCTGCCGTAATCACACTGGTTGAGAAGCATCCTCTTGAGGCCCCGGTCATTACTCGATCGCCTGGTTGAACTCGGGTAACCCCAAATCCGGTCCTGACAACTGTTCCTGACCCTTCGAGTCCCAGTGCGGTCTTCGATCCAGGGATTACGCCCATTGCAATGAGCACATCCTGAAGGCAGAAATGATAGTCAGCATTTCAAAATTGCTCGACAATGAACTCCCGTGTAGGCTCTGCCCACCTTGAAGTTGAGCCCAATAGCCTCCAAGCGAATCTCAACCTCGTTGTCGCCCAGTTCTCTTGTATGAGTCTGTATCCAAGCCAACGAGTCGAGCGACCCATTCTTCTCAATGAATAACTTTCTTCCAGTGCCCTCTTCCGGTTCCTCTGCGTGCTCACTTGGCGAGTATGGGAAATATCTGGGAACATGTACTGTACCGTTGGCGACCGCGTATTCAGGGTCAATCTCCGCTCCCTCTCgcttcttctgcgcgagAAAGTTTGCTACAGTCTTTAACAAACCATCCGTGGCTTCTTGGGAAGCAAGGTCGTCGACTTCCACTGTCACAAAATCAACCGATATTTCGAACCGGAGATTCCGCGCCACTCCCAACACTAGTGCATAGCGTGGATCGGTGCAGTGCATCTGGCAGTTCTTCGTTAGCCAGACCATTCCTTCAAACTCACTCGAGGTAGTATAGGCAACGAAGGCGTCCCAATCCTGGCCATTGATTTCGTGGAAGAAGGGGCTTTCTAGGTCCAATAAGGAAACCACAAGTTGCCCTGTCGGCATATCCTGGCCCAGCTTTTGCCAGGAAACATCGTAGCCCATCTTAATAAAGCTGCGCTCGATATTCCTTGCTGCGTCGCTAATCTTGGAGTGATACAGGAGGGTAATCGGTGAGCGGGCAGAGGCTCCTTCGTCCGCCGCTGGAGAGGAGATAATGTAAGCATTAACCTGGTAgggctcttcatcatcgtagACGGCGGAGTCAACTCCATTGAATCCGGCCTTCCGGAGCTCTTCGTCCCATCTCTGAACGGGGACATAGGGCTTGGTGCTGCGTCCGTCCTCGCtgcccaaccaccaccctggAAGTGTACCCTGCCACATGCTATTAGTACAGAGAGAAtgagattttttttaaaacaGTTTCTTCTCAACTTACCATAATGAAGGACATGAAAAGCATCTCTGGCATTTTGTGAGCGGCACGTCAGAAAGAACCTTTCGATTATTGAAGCTCACCTGTGCAAAGCTCTTGAAGAAAGAGCTTACCGCCGGGTGCAAGCAGTTTTCGAACATTGCATAGAGTTGTGTGTAGCGAAGGCGTTGCATGTAAGACCTGCATTATCATAAACCAGTGCACACAAGAGTAGAAGGGTGAcagtggagaggaggaatcTTACATTGTCGGCGATGATCAGGTCAAATCTGTGAGATGAAAAACCTTGCTCTTCGGGGTCTTTGGTAATATCGAGAACACGGTAATTCACCTGTTCGTAGCTCTGAAATTGCTCCTTCGCTCTGGCGAAAAAACCCGGGGAGATGTCGGTAAAGGTGTACTCCGAGTACATGCGCATGCCGGCATTGGTAACAAGCGACTTAAGAGCTCTGGCTGTTGTACTGCCAGTCCCTGCGCCGATCTCGAGGATTTTTATGGTAGGCCTGGTGTGACCCATCGTGGCGAAGAAAGATTCTATCTGCTTCTTGGAGGCGTATAAGTTTGACAGAACATTATCTTTCGTCAGGAGCTCCAGTGGCTCAATCTCGCCCGTCGCCAGACTCGTAATGTTCTCGAATATGGATTCCACGGCCATCCTCAGAGGTGCTGATTGCTCATTTTCCACTGCATTCACTGATCTTGCTTTGATGAGGGAAAGGCGTTGTTGCGAGTCCAATGCTGCCCAATCACGAGCCTCGGGGATGATATGGTTGTACTCGCCATTGGTAATCCGCGTTGTCTCCGTTTCAAGCCAGCTTTTATATTTGGTAAAATGATCGATCAGGATATCGGTGGATCGAAGACGCTCGTGAGTTGCGAGGACACAGAGAACGGTGAGTTGTTCCAGCAAAATCGCATTGTTCTTGCTAGACTTCACCTGGAAAAGGTCCTGATATGGCACGAGGTCGATATGAGGAGCCCACTTCATCTCCACTGCCGCCAGATCGTCAACCCTCTCCGCCATATCCAGGCTACTGAATGTACAGCCCTGCATCTGGAGAACAGGCTCCCCATTCGAAAAGGCCACTATGCGCCCATCAAGTGCATCGCCCTCTGCTGCACCAACAGATACCTGGATACGGACAGCTTCGCTTGCGGGTGCGACTTGAAGCTCCGTGATTGTCTTTGGTACCACTGGACGCTCGATCTTGCGTGGCTTTCCGCCACATTTTGCCAGGATCATCAGCTGCAGACACtggtcgatgatggtgggatgAATGTGATAATAAGACTCGCTATCCGCGAACTTGTCATTCACTGTAGCAATTGCATTGCCACCCGTCGGATCCACCGTAATATCCTCCAGACCCTGGAAGGTTGGCCCGTACGTCAAGCCAAGGGTGGAAAGAGCGCGGTACCAGACGAGCGAATTGATTCTGCGGGGCAAGGAATCTCCAAGACGACAATCATCTCTTGGTTTCCACTGTCCGCCCCTTACCAGGCCAGTAGCATGCTTCGTCCAGTGATCGTTGACGAAGGAAGAAATCGTGAACTCAAAAGCCGCCGAGTCCGATACGCTGGTGATCTTTGCCGGTCTGAGATTGGTTATCAGCTCCACCGGAGTCCCTGCttgaagaagcaaagcattGTTCATATGCAGCCGATGGACAGTATACTGGGGTATGCTAGTTATCCTTCGCATGGCTTCTCCGACTATAGCGACATATCCAGCACCTGGAAAGACAATGTCACCGCCGACCCTATGATCTTCCAGCCACGGCACATCCTCCAGTCGCAGAATATTTCTCCACGCAGGCTCCAAATCGCTGGCCTCCAGCACTGGCGACCCCAAAAGCTCATGATTCGGAAATTTCCGGAGCCTCCACTGCTTCGTGACCCTGCTTTCTTCCCAGTATGAGGTGCGTTCCTGCCAAGGGTAAAGTGGCATGTCTGTGAGAACTGTCTCGTCCCGAGTTCCGTTGACACGACCGAGGTTGACGTCCAAACCAAGAGTATAGATATGGCCCGCCGTGGCCATCAAACTGCCCACCAAGTCCTTTCCTCTGACCAGTGAGGAAACGTGAACGGGATTCGCCGGCGATCGACTAGATGAAAAGATCTGCCGGAGGGGACCGGCCAGTGTTGAGTGCGGCCCGATCTCGAGGAACACCGCACTTTCTTCGTCCTTGAGTAAGGACTCAACCGCGGAACAGAAGCGCACGGGGGACTCCAGGTTCTTCTGCCAGTACGCAGCGTCTAGCTGAGGCGGACCCGATTCAGAATCTGTGGTCACTGTTGAATATGGAAGGGGGGGATGAGTTCCAACGTATCTTTCGAGGATGGCCCTGTATTTCTCCCCGATGGCTCTCATGTGATCTATTTGCCGCGAGCGTCAGTGGGCAAATACATGTATATATAACAGGCATGAAACTCACGGGAATGGTATGCAATATTAACTTGAAGGCGTCTGTAGAAGGTTTCCGGCCGTGCAAGTTTGATTCTCTCGGCGACAGCTTCGACCTTGTCCACATCGCCAGAGATAGTCACACTCTGAGGACTATTCTCGCAGGCAACTACTGCTCCCTCCACCAAAAACGTTTCAACTTCCTGGGCACTCAAACCAACGGCAGCCATGGCCCCTTCAACCGGGAGTGAGCTGGCCAACTTCCCGCGGTAGAAAGCAACCACAAtcgcttcttctgctgtcaAGCTCCCCATCGCATACGCTGCAGCTATTTCTCCACTAGAATGGCCCACTACTGTGGCTGGCCGAATGTTCCACTCGGCGAATAGGTCCACGAGGCCAATTTGGAGGGCTGTGCACAGAGGCTGTACGAACTCTGCTTTGCCGGTCCAGGATCCGACGGCTGCATCAGCCAAAGTCTCTGATTGCTGTTAGTTAGCATAGGCCCTTGCACCAGGGTGGCTAGGTTCATTGGTTATACCTGAGATTGTCCATGATGGGGGATCCTCCAACCCCCGCAAGGCTATATCCATTCTTTCTATGCTGTTTCGGAAGGAAGGTAAAGCCTGCAGAAGCTCGGCTGCCATACCTGCCCATTGCGCGCCTTGCCCGTTAAAGACAAAGACCAGGCTTGGGGACTTCGCAGGGGATCTGCGCGCATCCGACAGCGCAGGCTGACCGTCGTCATCACTTGTCACGAAGCCTCGACATATCATGTGGTCTCGACGCTGACAAAGTGTGTATGCGATGTCGATTGCGGGGGCTTGGCTGGTAGCCAGATACTCCTTTGTGGCGTTAATTCGGGCACTGAGGGATTCCATGCTGTCAGCAGACACAACATGGACATATGGGCGCCCTTTGCTGTCTTTGTTCTTCTTTACGCCCCTGACATGGAATGGAGCGGATTCGACAATGGCCTACTGGGATTAGAGAATGCACAGAACTGTCTAAGCTGACCTTCGGGTGACTTACATGCGCGTTGACGCCGCCAATACCGAAGGAGTTGACACTGACCCTTTCCATGCGGTCTGCTGGCCAGGGGGTAATTTCAGTGGGCACTCTGAGTTGGGCTTCCTCGAAGGGAACTGGATCATCACAGTAATGATTGTCAGTATCGGGGATTGAAATGAAATagagggattggagggtCTTCTCGTACTGCCTGGATTGGGTGTGCTGAAGTGAATGTTTGGCGGGATCTGTCTGCGCTCGAGAGCCAGCGCAGCTTTGATCAGGCCGGTAAGTCCGGAGGCACCCTCAGAATGGCCGAGATTGGGTTTCACCTACAAGCAAACGCGGTCAATGGCAAGTCTTAAGACTGTTGAGAAAAGGATGGATAGTACCGCGCCCATAATAATCCCGTTTTCACCAAAAACGTTGGCAATCGCCCCAGCCTCGATTCGATCTCCGAGAGCGGTTCCTGTTCCATGAGCCTCGATATAGCCCGTCTGAGCAAGGTCTGAAATTCCAGCCTGCTCATAGGTTTTCCGGATGAGCGCTGCTTGGGCCTCGGCGCTGGGAGTGGATAATCCTGGAGTTTTCCCATCACTGTTTGTCCCCGTTCCCCGAATAACACCGCGGATGGGGTCATTGTCACGAATTGCATCCTCAAGCTTCTTTACATAGATAGCGTTAATTGCCTCACCGCGAGCGTATCCATTTGCAGAGGCGTCAAACGTCTTACACATTCCGTCTGGAGAGAGTGCTCCTTCTTCAGTCATGGCAATTGTATAAGTTGGTgtgaggaggaggctggTTCCTGCCACGATGGCGGATGAGCATTCCCCTGTTGCAATGGCACGTTGAGCCATATCAAGTCCGACCAGAGATGAGGAGCAGGCCGTTCGAACTGTGCAGCTGTTGCAATAATTCGTGTCAGCAACATGGCGTCATCAACGGGGCATGACACCATAGCCCTATCTAGAACGTACCTTGGCCCTGTGAGGTCGTAGTGGTAAGAGACGCGATTGGCAATGGCAAAGTCACCTGTGCCACCAACCCGACCCTGGCCCAAATTTTGATAGTCTTTGCGGGTCATATCCAGCCAGTCTTCTCCAAAGACTCCGACAAAGCACGCAATGTCCTTGCCCTGCCAGTCGACCTGACCTCCGCTCTCCATGCATTCCCAGACCACCTTCAGTAGTAGCCGTTGCTGTGGGTCCATTCTGGCCAGCTCGATGGGGGAGATGTTGAAGAATTCCGCGTCGAACTTGCCAATGTCTTCATCCAGGCAATAAGCATACTTGCACCGCACCGATCCGCTTTTTCCCGACTCGCTGTAGAACCCATCGATGCTGTACCGGTCTGCGGGTAGTTCCCTACGAGCGCACCGCTTGTTCACGAGAAGGTCCCAGAATTCAGAGTCGTTCGTTACTCCTCCGGGGAGCCTCAACCCAATCCCTACGATGGCTAGTGGGCAGGAAGTGGCCGTCTCAGAGGTTGCAATGCTGCCCATCTTGGTCGAAGGTGAATTGGAAGAGGCAACAAGTGTTTTCACAAAATGGATAGTTTAAGTTCTTGATTTCAATGATTCAATGGAATGGTATATGTTTGTCGGCTTTCATATGACAGGGCAGTCTTCTCTTTATATGTCCAGCCAAGGACTCCTACCAATGCCTAGTCTACCACACAACAATCCCTTTCTACGGGTCTTACTGTACCAGCGCAAGACCCTCTTATCCGAATCATCGCCCACAGGGGCCGCTCAATTTCGCAGCCTAATGCATACCCGTCAAATCCGCTCTTGCCCGAGAAGTTCAAAATTTGGGGACCCACACAGGTTCAGATGCATGCAGACATAGATACAACGTAGGAATGACatcaaaaaaaaagtaagcTTCGCAGTTCGTACTTTGGTATAACGACATGTTCAGCTAATCATCATTGCTTTCCTACATACTCAGCAAGCCACTACGTGACAAGTTTGGATGGCAGCACTTGTGTCCACGTCTCAATATCAGAGCAATCTCCTGCAGCAGATATCACTTCGGACTGATGCGTCACCGGGTCGTATGAATAGTCCGAAACAAACTGCATATTATTCCCCGTGACATATGTCACATGGAGCAGTGAAAGCGTCCTGGTATGTATGAGTCAATATCCTTGTTCACCGGCTCGATGTGTAACCTTCCCCACTGCACCTATTGCCATTGGCTCTTCCTGTATGTAGAAGACATATTCTACATAGTACGAAATGCCTCGTAGTTTAGTGGGTCATTGACACTCGACAGCGCGGGCAGTATCAGGTGGGTGGGTATTAATTGAAACTTTACTCTGTCCTGCATGGGATGCGTTGTGCGGTGTGCATTTGATATGCACTTGTTCACCGGAGCATATGAAGGTCAATAGGACGAGTACCTCTTGTTCTCATCCGTAACCAGCATTTGGTGAAGGTGAAGAGTTCTGAATCTCCGTCCCTATGCACGTGTCACGTGGATGTATCTGACACCGCGCAGTCATCCACTTAGCAAACCGCAATGAGCTAGCGCGATTGAAGCATATTTGCCATGCCAGCGTTATTCTCATATGTTTGATGCTGCATCTATATTACTGCTCTTGGTCAACCTTGGACCAACCTCCGGGGCCCACTGGTGGAGGGAAAAGTCATTGGGATCTTCATCTATCACCCTTTTTATCCCCTGTGACGCTCTGTATCCTAATTAAAGTTCACTTGCCATTGTATATTTCAGAAGGCACCTGGGCGGCCTTAATGATCAATGTATGACTTCAATATAAAGTGGATACTCAAAACGGTGGCTGCAGATAGATCTCACAGATGGAGTACTGGGGTTACCCCAATAATAGAGGGGATCCATCATATATTCAAGTCCGGTGGTCGCAGCGCCCTTCGCAAGGATCGGACATTTCACAAGCCCCCGTACATACTAGCGGTGTACCTTTGGCAGGAAGTTGCAGATCTGGGTCGTGATGTTCGATAAACTTGCCTGATAAAGCCTCGTAATAGCATACATCGCGGATGGCTCGGTATCTGACATCGGGTCTCAGTGGAAGCCGCTCAAGATTGTATGACCACACACACCAATGCTTTaccttggtggtgatgtcgtGAAGAACATATTTAGGTTCTGGGTAGTACAACAGGCATCTGATCTATGCACGGCTCCCAGCCGTGTGTACTGTACTTTGTATATCCTGTAAGTAGGATGGAGAGATGTATTTTGACTAGAGTGGTTAACGGCCAGGGTAGGGTAGGTTAATGGAAAAATTTATACCTGTCGTCAGGTTAATGGTTAGGTATAAGAGTTTCTTATACCTAACTGCGGAACAGCTAAAAATAAGATAGTTAACtatcttaattattcttaatattaagatcTATCTGTTATACTCTTTTAGACTGTAGCATAGGTAAAGTATacttaaattaataattatttattctgactgtttatatttttttagataattaatataagactaATCTTCTtgattctaaaaataattaaaagaaagaaaacagtatactttattttattttaatttatttaatctaatgtTATCTCAGGTggtaataaaaattaaatttataaaaaaaagctACTCTTACAGtctgaaataataataaatatatatatttataactctgttttaattatatattatttataaattataaatattttttaaactaCTTCTCCAGGCTGGTAAATCTCtctgaaaattattttatatattaataaatagacttattattttttttataaatttaaaaagatttctaagtatttataatagatttaaatactataaattatttgtattatttaattataatattttatactattctgtttatttagtttatctggaaatttatattttctattaattataaatttaaaaatttaagcagtattttattaaggtttataaaagacttttacagattttattaataataatattattataataattataaaatatttttataaaacttctatttatattacttaataaaatctaattatctattatattagagatattttatataataattactagataCtgtaaaatcttatttataaataagattaaaagaTGCCTCTAataaaaacttattattattaaatatttctaatatatataaatataataaattatatttatattaatatatatttaaaagcaaaataatattatactagttaagttttttttattttttattttctttgaTTACTTGTACAGATagataatctattataaattaattataattattaaattttttcttagaaaatattattaaattttttttctttattttacagatctttataaattataataccTGGATAGAAAGTAGTTttttaacttatattatctttttttttaaaattttaatattaagtgTGTTACAAAGTATcagaaaattattttatatttaatttttttaaaaaaaatctttatcttttataactGATAGTAAATAACTgtttttaattagatttatatataagattagaAACTATTCTTTTactttaattaagaaaagataataatagtataaatttatttttaaaaaaatatattattttttaatagaattttttatattttctatattatatacttgtatattttatagtatttaataattaataattttaggACTACTTCTATgagttattatttttataaaagctgtaaaaaataaatattctaatatatttttaaataaattattaaataaatattagataaagaattattacagatatataaatactaatagtatttttaaaaatattaatctagaaattttatttttatataaaatttctaaattttctagtaaattaatattattaatacctgctatattatttttaagtttctattatttataataaaaaaaattttttaattaaatattatatttttttattacctGCTGCCTGctgttttatattattaaatatatttaatttaaataaataattaatcttactGTTCTAGTACTTTTctgaatatttattttttttattagatataaataaaaaagtatttCTTAGAGcttttaaaaagatatatatttaattattattaaagtttcCAGACA
It contains:
- a CDS encoding type I iterative PKS (COG:Q;~EggNog:ENOG410PVV8;~InterPro:IPR016036,IPR016035,IPR016039,IPR042104, IPR014030,IPR011032,IPR013154,IPR001227,IPR013217, IPR032821,IPR014031,IPR014043,IPR020807,IPR020843, IPR020841,IPR013149,IPR029063,IPR036291;~PFAM:PF16197,PF00109,PF13489,PF02801,PF00698, PF13847,PF13649,PF14765,PF00107,PF08242,PF08240,PF08241;~SMCOG1022:Beta-ketoacyl synthase;~antiSMASH:Cluster_1.19;~go_function: GO:0016491 - oxidoreductase activity [Evidence IEA];~go_function: GO:0016740 - transferase activity [Evidence IEA];~go_function: GO:0016746 - transferase activity, transferring acyl groups [Evidence IEA];~go_process: GO:0055114 - oxidation-reduction process [Evidence IEA]) — translated: MGSIATSETATSCPLAIVGIGLRLPGGVTNDSEFWDLLVNKRCARRELPADRYSIDGFYSESGKSGSVRCKYAYCLDEDIGKFDAEFFNISPIELARMDPQQRLLLKVVWECMESGGQVDWQGKDIACFVGVFGEDWLDMTRKDYQNLGQGRVGGTGDFAIANRVSYHYDLTGPSCTVRTACSSSLVGLDMAQRAIATGECSSAIVAGTSLLLTPTYTIAMTEEGALSPDGMCKTFDASANGYARGEAINAIYVKKLEDAIRDNDPIRGVIRGTGTNSDGKTPGLSTPSAEAQAALIRKTYEQAGISDLAQTGYIEAHGTGTALGDRIEAGAIANVFGENGIIMGAVKPNLGHSEGASGLTGLIKAALALERRQIPPNIHFSTPNPGIPFEEAQLRVPTEITPWPADRMERVSVNSFGIGGVNAHAIVESAPFHVRGVKKNKDSKGRPYVHVVSADSMESLSARINATKEYLATSQAPAIDIAYTLCQRRDHMICRGFVTSDDDGQPALSDARRSPAKSPSLVFVFNGQGAQWAGMAAELLQALPSFRNSIERMDIALRGLEDPPSWTISETLADAAVGSWTGKAEFVQPLCTALQIGLVDLFAEWNIRPATVVGHSSGEIAAAYAMGSLTAEEAIVVAFYRGKLASSLPVEGAMAAVGLSAQEVETFLVEGAVVACENSPQSVTISGDVDKVEAVAERIKLARPETFYRRLQVNIAYHSHHMRAIGEKYRAILERYVGTHPPLPYSTVTTDSESGPPQLDAAYWQKNLESPVRFCSAVESLLKDEESAVFLEIGPHSTLAGPLRQIFSSSRSPANPVHVSSLVRGKDLVGSLMATAGHIYTLGLDVNLGRVNGTRDETVLTDMPLYPWQERTSYWEESRVTKQWRLRKFPNHELLGSPVLEASDLEPAWRNILRLEDVPWLEDHRVGGDIVFPGAGYVAIVGEAMRRITSIPQYTVHRLHMNNALLLQAGTPVELITNLRPAKITSVSDSAAFEFTISSFVNDHWTKHATGLVRGGQWKPRDDCRLGDSLPRRINSLVWYRALSTLGLTYGPTFQGLEDITVDPTGGNAIATVNDKFADSESYYHIHPTIIDQCLQLMILAKCGGKPRKIERPVVPKTITELQVAPASEAVRIQVSVGAAEGDALDGRIVAFSNGEPVLQMQGCTFSSLDMAERVDDLAAVEMKWAPHIDLVPYQDLFQVKSSKNNAILLEQLTVLCVLATHERLRSTDILIDHFTKYKSWLETETTRITNGEYNHIIPEARDWAALDSQQRLSLIKARSVNAVENEQSAPLRMAVESIFENITSLATGEIEPLELLTKDNVLSNLYASKKQIESFFATMGHTRPTIKILEIGAGTGSTTARALKSLVTNAGMRMYSEYTFTDISPGFFARAKEQFQSYEQVNYRVLDITKDPEEQGFSSHRFDLIIADNVLHATPSLHTTLCNVRKLLAPGGKLFLQELCTEMLFMSFIMGTLPGWWLGSEDGRSTKPYVPVQRWDEELRKAGFNGVDSAVYDDEEPYQVNAYIISSPAADEGASARSPITLLYHSKISDAARNIERSFIKMGYDVSWQKLGQDMPTGQLVVSLLDLESPFFHEINGQDWDAFVAYTTSSEFEGMVWLTKNCQMHCTDPRYALVLGVARNLRFEISVDFVTVEVDDLASQEATDGLLKTVANFLAQKKREGAEIDPEYAVANGTVHVPRYFPYSPSEHAEEPEEGTGRKLFIEKNGSLDSLAWIQTHTRELGDNEVEIRLEAIGLNFKDVLIAMGVIPGSKTALGLEGSGTVVRTGFGVTRVQPGDRVMTGASRGCFSTSVITAENLCVRIPDSLSFEDAATIPSVFLTAIHSLMELAKLQSGDTILIHSACGGVGQAAIQLSKMIGAEIYTTVGSEEKVRFLMENFGIPRSRIYNSRDASFADQVLHDTEGRGVDVVLNSLSGELLHASWRCVASFGTMIELGKRDFLDYGMLSMNEFADNRNFSGVDLSVLIDRKPQVIQR
- a CDS encoding beta-ketoacyl reductase (COG:Q;~EggNog:ENOG410PVV8;~InterPro:IPR009081,IPR036736,IPR036291,IPR020806, IPR013968;~PFAM:PF00550,PF08659;~antiSMASH:Cluster_1.19;~go_function: GO:0031177 - phosphopantetheine binding [Evidence IEA]) codes for the protein MQGGQHIGKIVVKMPEEPKELPTNVGLESSPLFFSEKAYLLVGGLGGLGGLGRAVSAWMIENGARYLVYLSPTAHTKPRTEEVFRELQALGGNTTLVTGTVTNIEDIRRAVELSPRPIAGVLHMPMLLRDRSVVQMTIEDWEGATAPKVQGAWNLHQVFDHNMDLDFFLIFSSIVGHQGNWGQTNYAAGGTFQNALTHHRRALGLPANVIDVGVMGEVGYVSEHAATFQKLKGVNLLLSESEVLQSIRVVLSQHRAAKAAGAESSGGIADLLVGYISQTRGLNGLAKDDVRVSVHRNLNTSRRSGLVSGDSPLKQFLNTVAANPEVLREDSSLEIVTNEIVNMLCSIMSLRKESMDITSSLTALGLDSLVSVEIRRWWRQNLGLEISVLQISSLGSVQQLGVLAIDSLQEKYLGGEGQHNSSEK